The DNA segment TTATATACCTATACTGTTGCCCGAGTACCGACTATGGCAGAATTTAGCGACGAGTCCCCGCAAATTCTCGCCGTTGTAACCCTCAAAGAGGGGGTTAGAATGAATACCACTCTAGTCGGGTTGCAAGAAGAGGACATAAAGGTCGGCATGCATTTAAAGCCTGTATTTGACAAAGTTGATGCCAAAGGCAATACACTTTTAAGATTTACTGGTGTTGATAGCGATTTAAGTGTGCTTGAATATCAAGACCCGTTGGTGAATTTACCCAAAAATAGTCAGGGCCAAGTTCAGGTACCGATTAACAATCTTACTGCACTTAACGCCTTAGTGACTGATGATTTTTCACCTTGGAGTGAACCTTTAACGGTTGATCAGGGCTTAATTAATGCGTTCGCTGACCTTTCTGGTGATGATTATTGGATTCATACCGACCCGGAAAAGGCTGCCAAAGAAAGTCCGTTTGGCACCACGATTGCCCATGGATCGTTAGTGCAAGTGTTACAGTCGCGATTACCTCTTACTTTACCTTATGAAATTGTTGGTTTTAATACCATGGTTAATTACGGTTCAGATAGACTGAGGTTTCCGACACCTGTTCCAGCTGGTGCAAAAATCCAATCACGCGCAAGAGTCAAATCTGTAGCGTCTACCCATAAGGGTCTGCAACTTATCCTTGAAGTCCATATTCATCTAGTCGATAACGATAGGCCTTCTGTTATCAATGAACTGGTCATTTTTTACCGCTAGTTTCAATTTCCCCATGTGAAGTTTTGCCGAGTTAACAGCTCGGCTTTTTTTTGCTCAAAATAAAAATATTTTAATTATCTTCAATGCTATTAGGCAATTACATTGAAATCATTTTTTTAGTCTTAACGGACGATGAAGCTATTGATGCTGTTCAAGATAATTGAATTCATGCAAAAAAGGAGATAAAGAACCATGGACATTAAAGCACTGGGCTATTTCGTTGCACAAACAGATGATCTTACACAATGGCAGCAATATGCTGAAAACGTATTAGGCATGATGGTCACATCAGCGCCAGGCGGCGGTCTTTACTTAAAAATGGATGACCGTCCTTACCGCATGCTAATTGTTGAGGGCAATGATAAGCGTTATCTGGCCTCTGGATGGGAGCTTGCCTCACAAGGCGCTTTTAACAGTGCTATTGAATCCTTAAACGCAAAAGAGGTGAGTTGGGAAGAGGGGAACGCTGCTGAATGTTTGCAGCGCGGCGTGCAGCAACTTGTAATCGTCATTGACCCCGCGGGCAATAGACACGAATTGTATTGGGGACATAAATCTGATTGCCAACCGTTTATTTCTCCTCAAGGTGTCCCCGTCTTCCTTACGGGGGATATGGGATTAGGCCATACGGTTTTACCTGCGCCTAATTTTGATGAGACATACGCATTTTTAACCGATGTGCTTGGTTTTGGCTTATCCGATATATTCAATTTCAAACCTGCGCCAGATGCCGAGCCCATTCGTATTCACTTTATGCACTGCAATAACCCTAGACACCATAGTTTGGCTATTTGTGAGTTTCCATCGCCAGTAGGTTGCGTGCACGTCATGGTTGAAGTGGAATCAATGACAGAAGTGGGTCGCGCCCATGATAGGCATCAAAATCATGGCGTTGCGCTATCAGCCACTTTAGGTCAGCACCTAAACGACAAAATGACCTCTTTTTATATGAAAACACCGTCTCAGTTTGATCTTGAGTTTGGTTGTGGCGGTTTGCAGGTTGATTGGCAGGATCATTGTGCCTTTGAGTTTACTCGAGTGAGCATTTGGGGCCACGACTTTTCAGTCGGACAAAATCAACAAGGAGCTGAGTAGATGAACAAATTACAAACGGTAAAGCAAATGGTCGCCCAACTCGAAGACGGGATGACTATTGGCATTGGCGGTTGGGGGCCTAGGCGCAAGCCTATGGCACTTATTCGCGAGATCCTCCGCTCTGATTTAAAAGATCTTACCATTGTTGCATATGGTGGAGCCGACGTTGGCATGCTTTGCGCTGCAAACAAAGTAAAGAAAGTGATCTTTGCGTTTGTCTCACTGGACTTTATTCCCCTAGAACCCTTTTTTAGAAAAGCTCGTCAAAATGGTGACATCGACATCATGGAAATTGATGAGGGAATGATGTTGCTAGGCTTACGTGCTGCGGCATGGGGTTGCCCGTTTATACCAACTCAAGTCGGCTTAGGTACTGATGTAGTTAAGGTCAATCCAGACTTAAAAGTCATTGATAGTCCCTATGACGATAAAGAGTGGGTAGCCATGCCTGCATTGAAGCTCGATGCGGCACTGATCCATGTCGATCGAGCCGATGTTCGCGGTGTGTGTCAAATCACTGGACCGGATCACTATATGGATGATTGGTTTGTTAGAGCGGCTAAAAAATCATTAGTGACCTGCGATGAACTTGTGGGGTCTGAGGTATTTAACGACCCTAATGCAGCACGTTGTGTGTTTTGGGAACGCAGCCTAACGACCGCCGTTGCCCATGTCCCCGCTGGTGCTCATCCAACCTCTTGCGCGCCTTTTTACGGTTTTGATACCGCGCACTTTAAAGAATACAACGCTTGTGCGCGTGACGGTGGCTTTGAACTGTATTTCGATAAATATGTAAAAAATAAGTGTGAAACTGATTATCAAGAGTTAGTCGGCGGGATAGATACAATAAAACGATTAGCATTACCGGTTTACTAAATATATCTACGACAGCAGCGTCTTTAATACATTGCGAGGCGGTCAAATTTTGCAGCAAGGAAAAGGATAACAAGATGACTATAGCGAAAGAGTACAGCTTAGCAGAGCTGATGATATGCGCCGCTGCAGAGGCATTTCGCCATGATGGTGAGGTACTTGCAACCGGTATTGGCTTAATTCCTCGCCTTGGTGCTAGTTTAGCCATGAAAACCTTTAACACCGATCTGATGATGACAGACTCTGAAGCATATCTATTGTCAGAGCCAAATCCAGTTGGCCCGAGGGCTAATGATTACATTCAGCAAAATGAAACATGGATGGGTTTTTCACGGATTTTTGATAATGTTTGGAGCCGTAAGCGCCATGCTATGGTCGGCCCGACTCAAATTGACCAATTTGGTCAGGCAAACATTTCAGCACTAGGCAGTGATTATAGTAAGCCAAAAGTGCAAATGCTTGGCGTAAGGGGCTTTCCTGGGAACTCAATTAGCCACCCTAACTCGTTCTTTGTACCAAGCCACAATACTCGTGTTTTCGTAAAAGGTGAGTGCGATATGGTGGCATCGATTGGTTATAACCCTGAGCGGTTGCCAAAAGGCTACCAACTCGATGATATCGATATACGTCTAGTGATAACCGATCTATGCGTGATGGACTTTAACGGGCCAGATCACCAAGTACGTTTAGTGAGTCTGCATCCCGGGGTCGCGCTTAATACGGTAATTGAAAATACTGGGTTTGCAATACACATTCCGCAGAATGTAAAAACAACGGCTGCGCCGACACAAGAGCAGCTTGCGATAATAGCCTCTCTTGACCCGCATAACTTAAGAGCAAAGCAACTTAAGGACAATCCTCCAGGTGATAGAACCACTGCCGCCAAACTTGCAGAAGAGGTTGCCTAATGCCTAACAATACAGCTCACAGTGAAGCGGCCGCCCAAACTACGGCTAACCAGCTAGCGTCGCTTGATGGATGTCACCGCGAAGATCTTGATGGCGTTGTGTTTTATGAAGTGCGGGAACAAGTCGCAATCGTAACCATGAATCGCCCTGAATATAACAATGCACAAAATTCTAAAATGACCTACGCGCTCGACGCGGCTTTTAAACGAGCGTGCGATGATGACAACGTAAAAGTGATCATACTCGCAGGTGAAGGTAAGCACTTTTCAGCCGGACATGACATCGGCACTCCTGGACGCGACGTTGACCAAGAGTTTGATCGTGCCAGTCTTTGGTACGACCACAGCAATAAAAGTGGTGGTGAGTTTTTATATGCTAGAGAGCAAGAGGTTTACTTAGGCATGTGTCGCCGCTGGCGTGATATGCCAAAACCCACTATTGCAATGGTACAGGGTGCCTGTATTGCCGGAGGGCTAATGTTAGCCTGGGTGTGCGATCTTATTATCTGCTCTGACGATGCCTATTACTGTGACCCGGTTGTTCGAATGGGGATCCCGGGCGTTGAATACTTTGCGCACGTGCATGAGCTTAACCCTCGAATCGCAAAAGAGTTTTTATTCTTAGGCGACAAAATGAATGCTCAGCGTGCCTATGAGTTAGGCATGGTGAACCGAATATTTGCACGAAAAGATTTAACTGAAGAAACGTTAACCATAGCTAATAAAATCGCCCAAATGCCCCGACTTGGTCTGCAATTAACTAAGCAAGCCATTAATAACGCCGAAGATCTGATGGGCAAACGTAGCACGATGGATATGGTTTTTGGCTTACACCATTTTGCTCATGTTCATAATGAGTCAATATCCGGTGACAAGCTCGGTGGTTTCGATGCAAAAGCGATGGCAAAAGCCAATAAGGCCGCAAGTGTGTCAGATAAGCGAAAGGAGGCATCATGAACCAAGTTGTCGATGCTTCTAACACGTTTAATACAGTTTCTGATCTAAAAACAGATTTAACGGTAATGCTCGGTTGTCGTTATCCGATTGTTCAAACGGCAATGGGATGGGTATCAGACGCAAACTTGGTTATTGCAACCACAAAGGCGGGTGGTTTTGGTTTTTTAGCCGGCGCGACAATAGAGGCTTCAGCGCTAGAAAATGAAATTCTCAAGGTTATTACTGCCACTGGCAATAGTAATTTTGGTCTCAATTTTCATATGTTTCAAGAAAACGCAAAGGAATGTGTTGACCTAGCAATAAAGTATTCACTCAGAGCCGTTAGTTATGGTCGCGGCCCAGATAAAGAAACCATAGCGCGCTTAAAGGCGGCAAAGGTTTTATGTATTCCTACCGTTGGTGCGCTTAAACATGCCTTAAAAGCGCAAGCGTTAGGGGCTGACATCATCACTATTCAAGGTGGAGAAGGCGGTGGTCATACAGGCGGTGTGCCTTCAAGCATCTTGTTACCGCAAGTACTCGATGCCGTCAATATTCCCGTAATTGCAGCCGGTGGATTCTCAACCGGACGTGGTTTAGCTGCTGCTTTA comes from the Shewanella halifaxensis HAW-EB4 genome and includes:
- a CDS encoding bifunctional OB-fold nucleic acid binding domain-containing protein/MaoC family dehydratase yields the protein MMSSFKPLPLATKISTPFWQALKEQSIQLQQCNSCDGWVFFPRNHCSHCLAHDLTWKPVSGEATLYTYTVARVPTMAEFSDESPQILAVVTLKEGVRMNTTLVGLQEEDIKVGMHLKPVFDKVDAKGNTLLRFTGVDSDLSVLEYQDPLVNLPKNSQGQVQVPINNLTALNALVTDDFSPWSEPLTVDQGLINAFADLSGDDYWIHTDPEKAAKESPFGTTIAHGSLVQVLQSRLPLTLPYEIVGFNTMVNYGSDRLRFPTPVPAGAKIQSRARVKSVASTHKGLQLILEVHIHLVDNDRPSVINELVIFYR
- a CDS encoding VOC family protein gives rise to the protein MDIKALGYFVAQTDDLTQWQQYAENVLGMMVTSAPGGGLYLKMDDRPYRMLIVEGNDKRYLASGWELASQGAFNSAIESLNAKEVSWEEGNAAECLQRGVQQLVIVIDPAGNRHELYWGHKSDCQPFISPQGVPVFLTGDMGLGHTVLPAPNFDETYAFLTDVLGFGLSDIFNFKPAPDAEPIRIHFMHCNNPRHHSLAICEFPSPVGCVHVMVEVESMTEVGRAHDRHQNHGVALSATLGQHLNDKMTSFYMKTPSQFDLEFGCGGLQVDWQDHCAFEFTRVSIWGHDFSVGQNQQGAE
- a CDS encoding CoA transferase subunit A produces the protein MNKLQTVKQMVAQLEDGMTIGIGGWGPRRKPMALIREILRSDLKDLTIVAYGGADVGMLCAANKVKKVIFAFVSLDFIPLEPFFRKARQNGDIDIMEIDEGMMLLGLRAAAWGCPFIPTQVGLGTDVVKVNPDLKVIDSPYDDKEWVAMPALKLDAALIHVDRADVRGVCQITGPDHYMDDWFVRAAKKSLVTCDELVGSEVFNDPNAARCVFWERSLTTAVAHVPAGAHPTSCAPFYGFDTAHFKEYNACARDGGFELYFDKYVKNKCETDYQELVGGIDTIKRLALPVY
- a CDS encoding CoA-transferase subunit beta — encoded protein: MTIAKEYSLAELMICAAAEAFRHDGEVLATGIGLIPRLGASLAMKTFNTDLMMTDSEAYLLSEPNPVGPRANDYIQQNETWMGFSRIFDNVWSRKRHAMVGPTQIDQFGQANISALGSDYSKPKVQMLGVRGFPGNSISHPNSFFVPSHNTRVFVKGECDMVASIGYNPERLPKGYQLDDIDIRLVITDLCVMDFNGPDHQVRLVSLHPGVALNTVIENTGFAIHIPQNVKTTAAPTQEQLAIIASLDPHNLRAKQLKDNPPGDRTTAAKLAEEVA
- a CDS encoding enoyl-CoA hydratase, which codes for MPNNTAHSEAAAQTTANQLASLDGCHREDLDGVVFYEVREQVAIVTMNRPEYNNAQNSKMTYALDAAFKRACDDDNVKVIILAGEGKHFSAGHDIGTPGRDVDQEFDRASLWYDHSNKSGGEFLYAREQEVYLGMCRRWRDMPKPTIAMVQGACIAGGLMLAWVCDLIICSDDAYYCDPVVRMGIPGVEYFAHVHELNPRIAKEFLFLGDKMNAQRAYELGMVNRIFARKDLTEETLTIANKIAQMPRLGLQLTKQAINNAEDLMGKRSTMDMVFGLHHFAHVHNESISGDKLGGFDAKAMAKANKAASVSDKRKEAS
- a CDS encoding NAD(P)H-dependent flavin oxidoreductase, with protein sequence MNQVVDASNTFNTVSDLKTDLTVMLGCRYPIVQTAMGWVSDANLVIATTKAGGFGFLAGATIEASALENEILKVITATGNSNFGLNFHMFQENAKECVDLAIKYSLRAVSYGRGPDKETIARLKAAKVLCIPTVGALKHALKAQALGADIITIQGGEGGGHTGGVPSSILLPQVLDAVNIPVIAAGGFSTGRGLAAALASGACGIAMGTRFLMTSDSPTPAHTLNKYLEVNDTQAIKVTTAVDGMRHRMINSPFIARLEKASPFGRLRIALASAWYWKNETGMTFAHMVKVFIESVKTEPGAVSQVVMSANQPVLLQRSMVDGQPDEGILPSGQVAAAINELISVEQLIKDIVNQAKQCLTQLQTRTLMTESLDNKKNPKKEAS